From a region of the Odontesthes bonariensis isolate fOdoBon6 chromosome 4, fOdoBon6.hap1, whole genome shotgun sequence genome:
- the LOC142379396 gene encoding putative pancreatic secretory proteinase inhibitor, with product MAGKAVFLGLLLICVIADAADKSGPMRKPSCPYTAMILACPYNLDPVCGSDGNTYPNECALCVERHKTKKDILIMKEESC from the exons ATGGCTGGGAAAGCTGTTTTTCTGGGACTACTGCTCATCTGTGTCATTGCAG atgCCGCGGACAAGTCTGGACCCATGAGAAAG CCCTCGTGTCCCTACACAGCGATGATTTTGGCATGCCCTTATAATCTTGACCCTGTGTGTGGCAGCGATGGAAACACTTACCCCAATGAGTGTGCTCTCTGTGTCGAGAGACA TAAAACGAAGAAGGACATTTTGATCATGAAAGAGGAAAGCTGCTGA